ATGCTGGAGGCCGCCCGCAGCAAGCGCCCCGCACCGGGCTTCCTGGAGGGCGTGCGGGCACTGGCCGACGAGTACGGGGCGGTCCTGATCTTCGATGAGGTCGTGACCGGCTTCCGACTGGCGCTCGGGGGCGCGCAGGAGTACTTCGGCGTCACACCCGACCTGTGCACCTTCGCCAAGGCACTCTCGAACGGCATCCCCCTCGGGGCGGTCTGCGGGCGGCGCGACATCATGGCCAGCGCCGCCACGATGTTCATCTCCAGCACGTACTTCAGCGACACGATCGGTCTGGCGGCCGGCGTGGCCACACTGACGGAACTGCGCGACCGGCCCGTCATCCCGCACCTGTGGGCGATGGGGGAGAGGCTGCAGGAGGGGCTCCGCGCGCTCGCGGCCCGGCACGGATTGGCCTTCCACTGCGACGGCTTCCCGCCGGTGCTGCACATGGGCTTCGACGAGCCCGACGAGCATCAGCGCGTCGTCATGACCACAGTGTACCTGCAGGAGTTGGTCAAGCGGGGCATCCTGTGCCTGATGGGGGCGTACCTGAGCTACTCGCACACGCCCGAGGACATTGACGCGTACCTGCAGGCGGCGGACGAGGCTTTCGGGGTCATCAAGCAGGGCCTGGCGGCGGGGGATCTGCAGCGACGCTGCGAGGGTGGCCTGTGGGGGCAGCATTTCCGACGGCTGGTGTGACGCAGGCGCGATCTGGCGTGTCGCCCTGGCAGCGTACCCGATCGTCCCGTAGCGCGGGCGGCCTCGCCCGCGCGCGGCGGGCCCCACGGCCGGCTCAGTGGGTCAACGCATAGACGACGAGGTTCAGGCCCATGCGCAGGGCCGCCAGGCGCCGGTCGGGCGGATCGTTGTGCACCTCGGGGCTCTCCCACCCGTCCGACAAGTCGGTGTTGTAGCTGTAGAAGAGCACGACGCGGTTCTCATGGATGATCCCATAGCCATGCGGCGGACCGCCATGGTGCTCGTGGATCTTCGGCAGCCCCTGGGGGAAGTCGAACACGCCATGGTAGAGCGGGTGGGAGAAGGGGATCTCCGTCAGGGCCTGGTCGGGGAAGACCGCCTTGAGCGCCGGGCGGAGGGTCTCGTCCAGGCCGTAGTTGTCATCCACATGCAGGAAGCCCCCCGACAGCAAGTAGCGCCGCAGCCGCGCCGCCTCCGCCGCAGTGAAGGCGATCCTCCCGTGCCCGGTGGCGAACAGGAGCGCGTAGTCCATCAGCTTGTCATCGGCGAGGGTGACGACGTCGGGTTGCTCGGGCAGGTCGAGGGTCGTCTGCTCGCGGGCGAACTTCAGGAGATTGGGAACCGAGGAGGGGTTGGCGTACCAGTCGCCCCCGCCGCCGTACTTCAGGCGGCCGACGCGGAGCGCCGCCCCGGCGGGCAGCGCCAGAGCCAGAGACGCACTCACGAGCAGCAGCAGGCGGAGATAGCGCATGGGTGATGGGGACGGCACACCTACCGACCGTTCGCAGGGGGCGGGGCCGGGGCGGACTGTGGCTGGGACGGGGGCGCCGGCTGCTCCTGGGGCTTCGCTGGCGGCGCCGGCTGCTTGCTCTCCTCGCCCTTCTTCTTGCGCAGCGTCACCCCCGATACGCCCTGCGCCTCGAAGCGGTCCTCATCCACCCAGATGACCGCTTTGGCGCACCGCATCTCGTCACCCTTCTCGGTCGTGACCACGACATTGCCGGTGAGGGTGAGCAGGCGCGGGAGGTCCTCATAGACGGCGGTGTCGGCCCACGCCGTCCGGTCCTCCTGCACGGTCTTGACGCGCGGCGTGGCGATCATCTTCTTGACGTCGTCGGCGTAGTAGTACTCCAGCCGCTCGCAGGTCGTGGTGCTCTTCTTCTCCCAGTAGTCCTCGAAATGCTCGGGCTCCTTGCTGGTCCGCTTGTACTTGTCGGTAATGGCCGAGGCGAGTTGGCCGGCGGCCGGATTGGCTCCGCCGTTCTTGCCCCGGGCGCCGCCCTTGCCCGGCTTCTCCAGCGACGGTGTGGGCGCCCTGCCCTGCGCGCTGTTGATCTTCTTCTGGGTAACGACGGTGACGTTGCCGGTGATGACGGCGATCTCCTTGCCGAAATCCGCGTCCAGCAAGTCGCCCGTGATGACGCTGTTGGGGTCGGTGATGCGCAGGTGGCCGCGCGCCCGCGCGGTGTCGGCCTTCTCGTCATAGTCGGCTTCGTCGCAGTACAGCTTCATGTCCTCGCGCGCGAAGACGACATGGCCGCGCAGGTGGTAGATGTCCCCCTCCCGACTCAGCGCGTCCACCCACTCGACGACCAGGCGCTCCTGCTTCTTCTTCTGGGGCTGGCTGGCCGCGGGCTTCGGCTCGGCCTTGGGCTTGTCGCTCCGGGTCGGCTCGGGGGCTACCTGGTTCTCGGCGGGGCCGAGGCTCGGCCCCAGGAGGAGGGCGAGGACGGCGAGGAACCAAGCAGGATGGCGCAGGCGCGGTGTTGTCATGGCCGTCCCCCCGCGGGAGCGACGAGTTGGCGCGCTTGCTCGGGATTGAAGACCGCCTGGGCGTTGCGCATCTGGAAATCCTGCGTCTTGACGTTGTAGACGAGTTCGCGCCCGACCAGCTTGTTCGTGCCACTATACATGCGCACCACCCCGGGCGCCTTGACCAGGTCCTGGTCCACATAGTAGCTCAGGCCCACGGTGGTGACCGCTGCGTTGGCGCTGCGGAAGGTGACCTTCTGCGGGCAGACGAGCCGCCGCTCCTTCTCCACCCAGCGGACTTTCTCGGTGGTGATGAGCGCCCCGCGTTGGGAGACGGCGCGCACATCCCCGGCGACCTCCAGGTCGCGCTGGGCCGTGTTGCCCCGCGCGGTGCGGGCCGTCAGGCGGATGATCGGCGCCCCGTTCTGGTCGTAGATCAGGGCTTCGCGCATGCCGGCAGCGGCGACCGCCTGGCTACCGGCGGCAATCTTCAGCTCATTCAGTTGGACCTGCCACGCCAGCCGCCCGCGCTCGGTGCGGCGCAGCGTGGGGTTCTGGACGACGACCTCCTCGCGGGGACGCGAGGGAGCATTCGTCACGGCTGAGGGGGGCCCTGCTGGTTGGACCGAGCGGGCATGGAAGTAGTTCCACCAGAGCGTCGCCCAGTAGCCCAGGCCCACGCCAGCCAGGAGGATGATGACGACAGCAATCGGGACACGGAAGCGGTGCATGTGGCGTT
This sequence is a window from bacterium. Protein-coding genes within it:
- a CDS encoding DUF4159 domain-containing protein — protein: MRYLRLLLLVSASLALALPAGAALRVGRLKYGGGGDWYANPSSVPNLLKFAREQTTLDLPEQPDVVTLADDKLMDYALLFATGHGRIAFTAAEAARLRRYLLSGGFLHVDDNYGLDETLRPALKAVFPDQALTEIPFSHPLYHGVFDFPQGLPKIHEHHGGPPHGYGIIHENRVVLFYSYNTDLSDGWESPEVHNDPPDRRLAALRMGLNLVVYALTH
- the lptC gene encoding LPS export ABC transporter periplasmic protein LptC — translated: MHRFRVPIAVVIILLAGVGLGYWATLWWNYFHARSVQPAGPPSAVTNAPSRPREEVVVQNPTLRRTERGRLAWQVQLNELKIAAGSQAVAAAGMREALIYDQNGAPIIRLTARTARGNTAQRDLEVAGDVRAVSQRGALITTEKVRWVEKERRLVCPQKVTFRSANAAVTTVGLSYYVDQDLVKAPGVVRMYSGTNKLVGRELVYNVKTQDFQMRNAQAVFNPEQARQLVAPAGGRP
- a CDS encoding aspartate aminotransferase family protein; translated protein: MAYHGVPKSNALYDRALEILPGGTQLFSRRADRFVPGVTPMYLERAEGVHLWDVDGNEYLDFGMGCGPVILGHAYPAVTEAVIAQAQRGNCLTVNSPLEIELAELLIDLVPCAEMVRFLKCGGETNAAAVRIARGYTGRDVVLFCGYHGWHDWYLAANLLGPDTLNGHLLPGLDTRGVPQALQGTTIPFEYNNLDSLRAALEQNRGRVGCIMLEAARSKRPAPGFLEGVRALADEYGAVLIFDEVVTGFRLALGGAQEYFGVTPDLCTFAKALSNGIPLGAVCGRRDIMASAATMFISSTYFSDTIGLAAGVATLTELRDRPVIPHLWAMGERLQEGLRALAARHGLAFHCDGFPPVLHMGFDEPDEHQRVVMTTVYLQELVKRGILCLMGAYLSYSHTPEDIDAYLQAADEAFGVIKQGLAAGDLQRRCEGGLWGQHFRRLV